The following proteins are encoded in a genomic region of Caldicoprobacter guelmensis:
- the aroF gene encoding 3-deoxy-7-phosphoheptulonate synthase, producing MVIVMKPDATEAQVKQIEALLKKLGLGVHISVGTERTIIGVIGDKRVLADTPLELMPGVDRLVPIVESFKLAGKTFKPEPTIIRIKDVAIGDKKIVIIAGPCAVENYDQIMQTAKFLKSRGVQFLRGGAYKPRTSPYSFQGLEEEGYRLLAQAAKETGMLVVSEVISLPSLEQALKYVDVVQIGARNMQNFQLLREVGRAKVPVVLKRGLASTIEEWLNAAEYIMNEGNYNIILCERGIRTFEVYTRNTLDLSAVPIIKEISHLPIIVDPSHGTGKWKLVTPMSRAAIAAGADGLMIEVHPDPKSALSDGPQSLNFETFDTLIQEVTRIASAIGREW from the coding sequence ATGGTTATAGTCATGAAGCCTGACGCCACCGAGGCACAGGTCAAACAAATCGAGGCGCTGCTTAAAAAGCTTGGCCTGGGAGTGCACATATCGGTAGGCACCGAAAGAACCATAATAGGGGTGATAGGCGATAAGCGGGTGTTGGCCGACACTCCCTTGGAACTGATGCCTGGAGTGGATCGCTTGGTTCCCATTGTGGAATCGTTCAAGCTGGCCGGAAAAACCTTTAAACCCGAGCCAACGATAATTCGCATCAAAGACGTGGCCATAGGCGACAAAAAAATCGTTATAATAGCAGGACCGTGTGCCGTTGAAAATTACGATCAAATCATGCAGACGGCAAAGTTTCTCAAATCCCGAGGAGTTCAATTCTTAAGAGGAGGCGCATACAAACCGCGCACATCTCCCTATTCCTTCCAGGGCCTTGAAGAAGAAGGGTACCGACTGCTGGCACAAGCGGCCAAAGAAACCGGGATGCTTGTGGTATCAGAGGTCATATCCCTGCCATCCCTTGAACAAGCCTTAAAATATGTTGACGTGGTGCAAATCGGCGCTCGCAACATGCAAAACTTTCAGCTGCTGCGAGAAGTAGGCAGAGCCAAAGTGCCGGTAGTCTTAAAACGCGGCCTGGCTTCCACAATAGAAGAATGGCTCAACGCCGCAGAGTACATCATGAACGAAGGCAACTACAACATAATACTGTGCGAGCGGGGAATACGGACCTTTGAAGTCTACACGCGCAACACTTTGGACCTCAGCGCAGTCCCGATTATAAAGGAAATAAGCCATCTCCCTATAATCGTTGACCCCAGCCATGGTACTGGAAAGTGGAAGCTGGTGACGCCCATGAGCCGTGCTGCCATTGCCGCCGGCGCCGATGGCTTGATGATAGAAGTCCATCCCGACCCAAAATCAGCGCTATCAGACGGGCCTCAGTCCCTGAACTTTGAAACCTTCGATACGTTAATCCAAGAAGTTACCAGGATAGCCAGCGCAATTGGCCGCGAATGGTAA
- the hisC gene encoding histidinol-phosphate transaminase, with the protein MVKHRNIVETLEPYRPGKPISEVKRELGLTDVIKLASNENPLGCSPKAVEALIKWTQEASLYPDGNCTELRNALAKRFNLEPEQFLFGAGSDEILEMIAQTYINPGDTTITCWPSFSRYEAVTRIMDGTMIKVPLRKDYRFDLEGILKSITVNTRIIWLCNPNNPTGTIITAKEQKAFLEKVPREVLVVLDEAYYEYAHGRDYPESIELLEEYDNIIILRTFSKAYGLAGLRIGYAISHKETIELLNRVRGPFNVNAAAQAAALAALDDQEFVQRSVQTNEKGKRYLYQAFEEMGLEYIPTHTNFIMVNVEKNSADVFKALLQKGVIIRAGDIFDMDNWIRVTIGTPEQNRRFIEALKEVLG; encoded by the coding sequence ATGGTAAAGCACAGAAACATAGTTGAAACCCTTGAACCCTACAGACCAGGTAAGCCGATAAGCGAGGTCAAACGCGAGCTGGGTCTTACCGATGTCATCAAGCTGGCCTCCAACGAGAACCCGCTGGGATGTTCGCCCAAGGCCGTTGAGGCGCTCATCAAGTGGACACAGGAAGCATCCCTTTACCCCGATGGCAACTGTACCGAGCTCAGAAACGCCCTGGCAAAAAGGTTTAATCTGGAGCCAGAACAGTTCCTATTTGGAGCGGGCTCTGACGAAATCCTGGAAATGATAGCCCAGACCTATATCAACCCCGGTGATACCACCATCACCTGCTGGCCATCCTTTTCAAGGTATGAAGCAGTAACGCGTATAATGGATGGTACAATGATCAAAGTACCCCTTAGAAAGGACTACCGCTTTGACCTGGAGGGCATCCTAAAAAGCATAACCGTCAACACCCGCATCATATGGCTGTGCAATCCCAATAACCCCACCGGTACCATAATCACCGCCAAAGAGCAAAAGGCTTTCCTTGAAAAAGTACCCAGGGAAGTGTTGGTGGTGCTGGACGAGGCCTATTACGAATACGCCCATGGCAGAGATTATCCCGAAAGCATAGAGCTGCTTGAAGAGTACGACAACATAATCATCCTCAGGACATTCTCAAAGGCTTATGGCCTGGCTGGACTGCGTATAGGCTATGCCATATCGCACAAAGAGACGATAGAGCTTCTCAACAGGGTACGCGGGCCATTCAACGTCAATGCCGCAGCACAGGCTGCAGCCCTTGCCGCACTAGACGACCAAGAATTTGTACAAAGGAGCGTTCAAACCAACGAAAAAGGAAAACGGTACTTGTACCAGGCCTTTGAGGAGATGGGGCTTGAATACATCCCCACCCATACCAACTTCATCATGGTCAATGTAGAGAAAAACAGCGCAGATGTGTTCAAGGCCCTACTCCAAAAAGGGGTTATAATCCGCGCAGGAGATATATTCGACATGGACAATTGGATAAGGGTGACAATCGGTACACCTGAGCAAAACAGGAGGTTTATAGAGGCTTTGAAAGAGGTGTTGGGCTAA
- the aroB gene encoding 3-dehydroquinate synthase, protein MQTITVDLKERSYPIYIAPEGWKALPLALEGAITGKKVMVVCDENTYRLYYQAVKTVLEGQGYTVYPAVIPPGESSKSFAQAQNLYTRALDAGLTRSSTIIALGGGVVGDLAGFIAATYMRGIGFIQIPTTLLAQVDSSIGGKVAINHPLAKNIIGAFYQPQMVFINPNTLKTLPPREFATGMAELIKHAFIADSQFISWLEQNMEALLSCDVQTLAHALYCSCNIKARVVERDEKESGLRMILNFGHTIGHAIESATGYSVYTHGEAVAMGMVYEAKIAMHRGLIGHDYVKRLSSLIEKAGLPTSLETANWKEADLKLLLERMAYDKKNTDSRIVFVLPTGYGRVDVFKDITTEDIMQALAEQ, encoded by the coding sequence GTGCAGACCATAACCGTTGACCTCAAAGAAAGGTCTTATCCCATATATATAGCTCCAGAAGGGTGGAAAGCGCTGCCCCTCGCTTTAGAAGGAGCTATCACCGGCAAGAAGGTAATGGTGGTGTGCGATGAGAATACATACAGGCTGTATTACCAAGCCGTAAAAACAGTGCTGGAAGGCCAAGGATACACTGTGTACCCAGCAGTTATTCCTCCTGGTGAGAGCAGCAAGAGCTTTGCCCAGGCTCAAAACCTTTACACCAGAGCCCTTGATGCGGGGCTTACTCGCTCTTCCACCATTATAGCCCTGGGCGGGGGTGTTGTAGGCGACCTGGCTGGCTTCATCGCCGCTACATACATGCGGGGCATAGGCTTTATACAAATTCCCACTACGCTTCTCGCACAGGTAGACAGCAGCATAGGTGGAAAAGTGGCCATAAATCATCCACTTGCCAAAAACATAATAGGGGCGTTTTATCAGCCCCAAATGGTGTTTATAAATCCCAACACCCTAAAGACACTGCCACCACGAGAGTTTGCAACAGGCATGGCTGAGCTCATAAAGCACGCCTTTATAGCCGACAGCCAATTTATATCCTGGCTGGAGCAAAACATGGAAGCGCTTCTTTCGTGCGACGTTCAAACGCTTGCCCATGCCCTTTACTGCTCATGCAACATCAAAGCCAGGGTAGTGGAGCGGGACGAAAAAGAAAGCGGGCTAAGGATGATACTCAACTTTGGCCATACCATAGGCCACGCCATTGAATCCGCCACCGGATATTCTGTATACACCCATGGCGAGGCAGTGGCCATGGGAATGGTATACGAAGCCAAAATAGCTATGCACAGAGGGCTGATAGGGCATGACTATGTAAAACGCCTGTCATCACTGATCGAGAAGGCTGGACTGCCCACCAGCCTTGAAACAGCAAACTGGAAAGAAGCCGACCTGAAACTTTTACTTGAACGAATGGCTTATGACAAGAAGAACACCGACAGCCGCATAGTCTTTGTACTTCCTACAGGATACGGGAGGGTAGATGTGTTCAAGGACATAACAACAGAGGACATAATGCAAGCACTTGCTGAGCAGTAA
- the fusA gene encoding elongation factor G yields the protein MSSYATRNIRNVGLVGHGGEGKTTLTEAMLFNAKVIDRFGRVDDGTTTTDFDPEEIKRKISINAALAPFEWNGHKINVIDVPGYFDFVGEMIEALRVVDGAVIVVGAVSGLMVGTEKAWDYCKEYDLPIMIFVNQMDRENVNYEKVLEQLEGKYGTCITPFQIPLMKGGRFVGLVDIVKMKAWEFSDKGIKETAIPGDISDTVESIRTRLVEAAAETSEELMEKYFEGEDFTEEEIQSALRKGVASGDIVPVLFGSALSNMGIDILIDSLIKYIPSPDERPEVSLTNVKTGKVEKRKVDATQPFSAFVFKTIVDPFVGKLSLFKVMSGELVNGMSLYNANKEKSEKSGNLYILRGKKQIAVDKLTAGDIGALAKLQNTATGDTLCDPAYPVMYEGFQFPEPCISMAVNAEKEGEEEKVFSGLNRLMEEDPTFKIEQNFETGETLIWGTGEVHLDVIASRLKNKFGVNAVFKEPKVPYRETIRKSIKAEGKHKKQTGGHGQYGHVFIEFEPLPNPDEQRFEFVDKIVGGVVPRQYIPAVEKGLVEAMQKGVLAGYPMVGIRATLYDGSYHPVDSSEMSFKIAAYLAYKKLEQAEPVLLEPIMHAEVIIPDEYMGDIIGDLNRRRGRILGMTPLGNGMQKVDAEVPMAEMFRYATDLRSMTQARGSFKLTFVRYEEVPANISAKVVEQARREAQSE from the coding sequence ATGAGCAGTTATGCAACACGTAACATTCGCAACGTCGGGCTGGTAGGCCACGGCGGAGAAGGCAAGACCACTCTTACCGAAGCCATGCTTTTCAATGCCAAGGTCATCGACAGATTTGGCCGTGTTGATGACGGCACCACCACTACCGATTTTGACCCCGAGGAGATAAAGAGAAAGATATCCATCAACGCCGCTTTAGCGCCGTTTGAATGGAATGGCCATAAGATAAACGTCATAGACGTGCCGGGCTATTTTGATTTTGTGGGCGAAATGATTGAGGCTTTGCGGGTGGTGGATGGAGCCGTCATTGTAGTGGGCGCGGTATCGGGTTTGATGGTTGGCACTGAAAAGGCGTGGGACTACTGCAAGGAATATGATTTGCCCATCATGATCTTTGTCAACCAGATGGATCGTGAGAATGTTAACTATGAAAAAGTTCTGGAACAGCTTGAAGGCAAGTATGGGACGTGTATCACTCCTTTTCAGATACCCCTCATGAAGGGTGGCAGGTTTGTCGGGCTTGTGGATATAGTCAAAATGAAGGCATGGGAGTTTAGCGATAAGGGCATTAAAGAGACGGCGATTCCCGGCGATATCTCTGATACAGTAGAATCGATTCGTACGCGCCTGGTGGAGGCTGCAGCCGAGACCAGCGAGGAGTTGATGGAGAAGTACTTTGAGGGAGAAGACTTTACAGAAGAGGAGATTCAATCAGCATTGCGTAAAGGGGTTGCCTCTGGCGACATAGTTCCGGTGCTGTTTGGCTCGGCTTTAAGCAATATGGGAATTGATATATTGATAGACAGCCTTATAAAATATATTCCATCTCCAGATGAGCGGCCAGAGGTATCTTTAACCAACGTTAAAACGGGTAAAGTGGAAAAGCGTAAAGTCGATGCTACGCAGCCTTTCTCAGCTTTCGTGTTCAAGACCATCGTTGACCCATTCGTAGGCAAGCTTTCACTCTTCAAGGTCATGTCTGGCGAGCTTGTAAACGGAATGAGTCTTTACAATGCCAACAAAGAAAAGAGCGAAAAGAGCGGAAATCTGTATATCTTGAGAGGGAAAAAGCAGATTGCGGTGGATAAGCTGACGGCGGGCGATATAGGCGCGCTTGCCAAGCTTCAAAACACGGCTACGGGTGATACGCTGTGCGATCCGGCATATCCCGTCATGTATGAAGGCTTCCAGTTCCCTGAACCCTGCATTTCTATGGCGGTTAACGCGGAAAAAGAGGGAGAAGAAGAAAAGGTGTTTAGCGGTCTGAACAGGCTTATGGAAGAGGACCCAACGTTTAAAATTGAACAGAACTTTGAAACGGGCGAAACCCTCATCTGGGGGACGGGTGAAGTGCACCTCGACGTTATCGCCAGCCGTTTGAAGAATAAATTTGGTGTGAATGCGGTGTTTAAAGAGCCCAAGGTGCCCTACCGTGAGACCATACGCAAGTCCATAAAGGCGGAGGGCAAGCACAAAAAGCAAACAGGTGGACATGGGCAGTATGGCCATGTGTTTATCGAGTTTGAACCGCTGCCCAACCCGGACGAGCAACGTTTTGAGTTTGTTGACAAGATTGTAGGCGGCGTCGTGCCGCGCCAGTATATACCCGCCGTTGAAAAGGGACTGGTGGAGGCCATGCAAAAGGGCGTGCTGGCAGGCTATCCCATGGTGGGGATAAGGGCTACGCTTTATGATGGCTCCTACCACCCAGTGGACTCCTCTGAAATGTCCTTCAAGATTGCCGCATACCTGGCATACAAGAAGCTGGAACAGGCTGAGCCAGTATTGCTTGAACCCATAATGCACGCCGAGGTCATAATACCCGATGAGTACATGGGCGATATCATAGGTGATTTGAATCGCAGGCGGGGCCGCATACTTGGCATGACGCCGCTGGGGAACGGCATGCAAAAGGTGGATGCCGAGGTGCCGATGGCCGAGATGTTCCGCTACGCCACCGATTTGAGGTCCATGACCCAGGCCCGCGGCAGCTTTAAGCTTACCTTTGTGCGGTATGAGGAGGTCCCGGCTAACATAAGCGCCAAAGTCGTGGAACAGGCCAGGCGCGAGGCCCAGAGCGAGTAG
- the pfkB gene encoding 1-phosphofructokinase, whose amino-acid sequence MITTVTLNPCIDRMVTVEKFIYGGLNRIIDSRVDAAGKGINVAVALHQLGEKAFCIGFNYTERGRMIRDFLDSSGIPYDFVEVEGEVRVNLKVFDLSQGVVTEINESGYPVLLEHIEKLKDKIDMYAPKSSMMVFSGSVPRGVMTSIYRELIEQAKRYGVLCVLDAEGELLLEGIKAQPYLIKPNLYELEKATGKTLTTYGEIVRAAKVFLEKGVRIVGVSMGSQGAMIIDEKEAYYAHPVPVEVKGTAGAGDSMVAGFCIAIKEGAGLKDMLRYGVAAATASVVREGTLLCTREGFESMLPRVEIEKVVDF is encoded by the coding sequence ATGATAACAACCGTCACGCTAAATCCCTGCATTGATCGAATGGTTACTGTTGAAAAATTCATCTACGGCGGGCTTAATAGGATTATAGACAGCCGTGTGGACGCTGCCGGTAAGGGCATCAACGTGGCTGTGGCGCTGCACCAGCTGGGAGAAAAGGCATTTTGCATCGGCTTTAACTATACGGAAAGAGGGCGCATGATAAGGGACTTTTTAGATAGTAGCGGCATTCCCTATGATTTCGTTGAGGTAGAAGGCGAGGTACGTGTGAACCTCAAGGTGTTTGACTTATCTCAAGGCGTGGTCACCGAGATAAACGAAAGCGGGTATCCTGTTTTGCTTGAGCACATCGAAAAACTCAAAGATAAAATCGACATGTATGCTCCCAAAAGCAGCATGATGGTGTTCAGCGGGAGCGTACCTAGGGGCGTGATGACCTCTATTTATAGAGAACTCATAGAGCAGGCTAAAAGGTACGGAGTGCTGTGCGTGCTGGATGCTGAGGGTGAGCTGCTGCTTGAGGGCATAAAAGCGCAGCCTTATCTCATAAAGCCAAACTTGTACGAGCTTGAGAAGGCGACGGGTAAAACCCTTACTACCTACGGTGAAATAGTCAGGGCTGCGAAGGTTTTTTTAGAAAAAGGGGTGCGCATAGTGGGGGTGTCCATGGGGAGTCAGGGCGCTATGATCATAGACGAGAAAGAGGCGTATTATGCCCATCCCGTTCCTGTAGAAGTAAAGGGTACAGCCGGAGCGGGCGATTCCATGGTGGCGGGCTTTTGCATTGCGATTAAAGAAGGAGCTGGTTTAAAGGATATGCTGCGCTATGGTGTAGCGGCTGCCACTGCATCGGTGGTGAGGGAGGGTACACTTCTTTGTACCCGTGAGGGGTTTGAAAGCATGCTGCCGCGGGTTGAGATAGAAAAGGTTGTCGATTTTTAA
- a CDS encoding DUF4349 domain-containing protein → MDCKQCRENISAYIDGVLDGTAMIELRQHLSQCPLCQEEYEDIFKVRKMCAGLEDVQLPSGFCERVIVRLKREESMNMVRKIKWRISRRVTAGVAAAVVLVVGVALLVSGLGVDKGTYNRDMATEQAVPPLYDAEQGKGGYQVGSSGRAGYQSEEGAKDSVAPDAAWAEDSVGSGVKGEMQPDVAEQAPSRIDETANLSTKPGAAEQEKLASQLSGVAQALIGAQAGTERKIIRSAYLSMETTEFDRTVNEIIGKVNVYLGYIESSEIQGKPTYQGQVSNRKAHFEIRVPSKSFDSFIGDMVELGNVTSRQIRGEDITAQYLDVEARLKSLRLQEERLLTLLSKAEKLQDIIELERELSRVRYEIENYTGTLKQWDNMVQYSRISVDVYEVREIKQEKPEPITWGDRIVSGFIKSWESIGKLFGDLIVFLVSAVPYLLILAVIGWTVWYGVKRSRIALKQEVKKEEGEGENHDK, encoded by the coding sequence GTGGATTGCAAACAGTGTAGGGAAAATATATCGGCGTATATAGACGGCGTGCTGGACGGCACTGCGATGATAGAGTTGCGGCAGCATTTAAGTCAGTGCCCTCTGTGTCAGGAGGAGTATGAAGACATCTTTAAGGTAAGGAAAATGTGTGCTGGTCTGGAGGATGTCCAACTGCCTTCCGGTTTTTGCGAGCGTGTCATAGTTAGATTGAAGAGGGAGGAGAGCATGAATATGGTGAGAAAAATTAAATGGAGAATTAGCCGAAGGGTTACTGCCGGCGTGGCTGCTGCTGTGGTGCTGGTAGTCGGAGTGGCACTGTTGGTGAGCGGGCTGGGAGTCGATAAGGGCACATACAACCGTGATATGGCAACCGAGCAAGCTGTTCCACCGCTTTATGATGCAGAGCAGGGGAAGGGTGGCTACCAGGTTGGCTCCAGTGGAAGGGCAGGTTATCAGAGTGAGGAAGGTGCAAAGGACAGCGTGGCACCCGATGCCGCGTGGGCTGAGGACAGCGTTGGCAGCGGCGTGAAAGGTGAGATGCAACCAGATGTAGCTGAACAGGCGCCAAGCAGGATAGACGAAACCGCAAATCTTTCTACTAAGCCAGGAGCAGCTGAGCAAGAGAAATTGGCTTCTCAGCTTTCCGGTGTTGCGCAGGCTTTGATTGGAGCACAGGCAGGGACTGAGAGGAAAATTATACGCTCGGCATACCTCAGCATGGAGACTACAGAATTTGACCGTACGGTGAATGAGATTATCGGCAAAGTGAATGTATACCTGGGATATATTGAATCTTCCGAGATTCAGGGCAAACCCACTTATCAGGGTCAGGTGTCCAACCGCAAAGCACATTTCGAGATACGCGTGCCTTCAAAGTCCTTTGACTCGTTTATTGGAGACATGGTAGAGCTGGGCAACGTGACCAGTCGGCAAATAAGGGGTGAGGACATAACTGCTCAGTATTTGGATGTGGAGGCTAGACTTAAGTCTTTGAGGCTCCAGGAGGAAAGGTTGCTCACTCTGCTCAGCAAGGCTGAAAAGCTGCAGGATATCATAGAGCTTGAACGAGAGCTTTCACGCGTGCGCTACGAGATTGAGAACTACACCGGTACCTTGAAACAATGGGATAATATGGTGCAATACTCACGTATTTCCGTTGATGTGTATGAAGTAAGGGAGATCAAGCAGGAAAAACCTGAGCCAATAACCTGGGGTGATAGGATTGTAAGTGGGTTTATAAAGTCTTGGGAGAGCATTGGCAAGCTGTTTGGTGACCTGATAGTTTTCCTGGTGAGTGCTGTACCATACCTGCTAATATTGGCTGTTATTGGATGGACGGTGTGGTATGGTGTTAAAAGGTCAAGGATTGCATTGAAGCAAGAAGTGAAAAAAGAGGAAGGAGAGGGTGAAAATCATGACAAATAA
- a CDS encoding SIMPL domain-containing protein encodes MTNKILMVAVIVLAVACIGLSVGSIFLKDTPVVNVTNPENVYVKENIITVSGTDKVSVKPDVAYINVGVETFMKDPKAAQQENAKIMEKIINKLKAMGVEEKDIQTSNYHVYPQYNYVGNKNVLEGYRVNNTVRVTVRDVQKVGDILSNVHEEGANYSYGVYFGILDQEAAYRDALKKAIDQAKARAELIAQQSGAKLKKLVAVYEGSASVQPYYRDYVRMEGIEKAGADWSVPISEGEIEVAATVTLVYTIE; translated from the coding sequence ATGACAAATAAGATTTTGATGGTGGCTGTCATTGTGCTGGCAGTGGCATGTATAGGCCTCTCGGTGGGATCTATATTTCTTAAAGATACCCCGGTAGTAAATGTCACCAATCCCGAGAATGTATATGTAAAAGAGAATATCATCACTGTCTCAGGTACCGATAAGGTGAGCGTAAAGCCTGACGTGGCATATATAAATGTAGGTGTTGAGACATTTATGAAAGACCCTAAAGCGGCGCAGCAGGAAAATGCCAAAATCATGGAAAAGATAATAAACAAGCTGAAGGCTATGGGAGTAGAGGAAAAGGATATTCAGACTTCTAATTATCATGTGTATCCACAGTATAATTATGTTGGCAACAAAAATGTCCTTGAAGGATATAGGGTTAATAACACTGTTAGGGTAACGGTTCGGGATGTACAAAAGGTAGGTGATATATTGAGCAATGTACATGAAGAAGGGGCCAATTATTCATATGGCGTGTATTTTGGAATTTTGGACCAGGAAGCTGCTTACAGGGATGCTTTGAAAAAAGCGATTGATCAGGCTAAGGCCAGGGCTGAACTGATAGCCCAGCAGTCTGGTGCAAAATTGAAGAAGCTGGTGGCTGTGTACGAAGGTTCTGCTTCTGTGCAGCCTTATTATAGGGATTACGTGAGGATGGAAGGCATTGAAAAAGCCGGTGCCGATTGGAGTGTCCCCATATCAGAAGGAGAAATTGAGGTGGCTGCAACTGTAACGCTGGTTTATACCATTGAATAA
- a CDS encoding YveK family protein yields MALNEEMELRDLFEIIRKRLGLIVLITLISLSISAVVSFFLLDEVYETSTTLMVGKTQNSQTNTIEYNDILANQKLVNTYSEIAKSDRVLDKVIEKLQLELKPSDLRKKITVASVKETEIIRITVEDTDPGFATDLANAIAEVFMKEVVDIMKLDNVQVIDVAKVPEEPVKPKPLLNIAIAGVLGLMLGLGLVFLIEYLDNTIKMSEDIERYLELPVLGVIPMYEEQ; encoded by the coding sequence ATGGCGTTAAATGAGGAAATGGAGCTCAGGGATTTATTCGAAATTATTCGCAAAAGATTGGGTCTTATAGTTTTGATAACTTTAATATCCCTATCGATAAGTGCTGTTGTAAGCTTTTTTTTGTTAGATGAGGTATACGAGACCTCTACGACGCTCATGGTGGGCAAGACTCAGAATAGCCAAACCAATACCATTGAATACAACGACATACTGGCAAATCAAAAGTTGGTCAACACATACAGCGAGATCGCAAAGAGCGATCGAGTTTTGGACAAGGTCATTGAAAAGTTACAGCTTGAATTGAAACCTTCCGACCTGCGTAAAAAGATAACCGTGGCTTCGGTTAAAGAAACCGAGATCATACGCATAACGGTGGAGGATACTGACCCGGGTTTTGCCACCGACCTTGCCAATGCCATTGCCGAGGTCTTCATGAAGGAAGTAGTAGACATCATGAAGCTGGACAACGTGCAGGTTATTGATGTGGCAAAGGTTCCTGAAGAGCCAGTTAAGCCCAAGCCGCTCCTTAACATAGCCATAGCCGGGGTGCTGGGGCTCATGCTGGGGCTGGGTCTGGTATTTCTTATAGAATATCTCGATAACACCATCAAAATGTCGGAGGATATCGAAAGATACCTTGAACTGCCTGTGCTGGGGGTCATCCCAATGTATGAGGAACAGTAA
- a CDS encoding CpsD/CapB family tyrosine-protein kinase, producing MRTTGLVTHADPKSPVAEAYRILRTNIEFSSTDRKIKVILVTSSGPAEGKSTTAANMAIAMAEANRRVLLIDCDLRKPAIHRMFGLVNIKGLTNILVEGLKYSDITNVTEVENLEVITSGPKPPNPAELLGSQRMKELLDKVREDYDVVIIDTPPVLPVTDAAVLSQYVDGVVLVAGYGLTTFEAAAQAKASLQKVNAKILGVVLNGVPTDRRGGYYYYYYYYYDEHGRKKKRRSSTMQQPISMDGMSVSRSEGMNL from the coding sequence TTGAGAACTACTGGTTTGGTAACACACGCAGATCCCAAATCGCCTGTTGCAGAGGCTTACAGGATTTTGAGAACCAATATCGAATTTTCGTCCACTGACCGCAAAATAAAGGTCATACTGGTGACCAGCAGCGGGCCTGCCGAGGGTAAGAGCACCACGGCTGCCAATATGGCCATAGCTATGGCTGAAGCCAATCGCAGGGTGCTTCTTATAGACTGTGACCTGCGAAAACCTGCTATTCACAGGATGTTTGGCCTAGTAAACATAAAGGGGCTTACGAATATACTGGTGGAAGGACTTAAATACAGCGATATTACCAATGTGACCGAGGTGGAAAATTTAGAAGTCATAACCAGTGGACCCAAGCCCCCCAATCCTGCCGAGCTTCTTGGCTCACAAAGGATGAAGGAGCTTCTGGATAAGGTGCGAGAAGATTATGACGTGGTCATAATAGACACGCCGCCGGTATTGCCGGTTACCGATGCTGCCGTGCTATCCCAGTATGTGGACGGCGTGGTGCTGGTAGCGGGTTATGGTTTGACCACCTTTGAGGCTGCAGCTCAGGCCAAAGCCAGTCTGCAAAAGGTGAATGCTAAGATATTGGGGGTTGTGCTAAACGGCGTTCCCACAGACAGGCGGGGAGGCTATTATTACTACTATTATTACTACTATGACGAGCACGGTAGGAAAAAGAAGCGCCGCAGCTCTACCATGCAGCAGCCGATTTCGATGGATGGAATGTCAGTTTCGAGAAGCGAGGGTATGAATTTGTAA
- a CDS encoding tyrosine-protein phosphatase, translating to MLDLHCHILPEVDDGAGSIGEALAMAAVAVKEGIDAVVATPHCLDPKNVDAFVRGVECQRQQLQNVLDAQQMDLDIFLGAEVFMDPAFLKVGGLERLTINATSYILVELPMGEVPLYAEDFIYRLRLKGFIPIIAHPERNLAIIRDPNVLYRLVDLGCLCQINTGSITGFFGKQVKRCARILLTHGMGHVLGTDAHSDGTRGPYMKKAVEELKSWLDGEQVRRIVGITPYHILQGKMVATEPPRRYKPRMRIFGF from the coding sequence ATGCTGGACCTCCACTGCCATATACTGCCCGAGGTGGATGACGGTGCCGGTTCCATAGGTGAAGCGCTTGCCATGGCGGCTGTGGCTGTGAAAGAAGGCATAGACGCCGTTGTGGCAACTCCGCACTGCCTGGATCCAAAAAACGTCGATGCTTTTGTGCGAGGTGTAGAGTGTCAGAGGCAGCAGCTTCAGAATGTGCTGGATGCTCAGCAGATGGACCTTGATATTTTTCTGGGAGCTGAGGTGTTTATGGACCCCGCCTTTCTGAAGGTGGGGGGGCTTGAAAGGTTGACCATAAACGCTACTTCCTATATTTTGGTGGAGCTTCCTATGGGAGAGGTGCCGCTGTATGCCGAGGACTTTATATACAGGCTAAGGCTTAAGGGCTTCATACCCATAATCGCCCATCCAGAGAGGAACCTTGCCATCATCCGTGATCCGAATGTACTCTATCGTTTGGTGGATTTGGGCTGCCTGTGCCAGATCAACACCGGCAGCATAACCGGTTTTTTTGGGAAGCAAGTAAAACGGTGTGCTCGGATACTGCTGACGCACGGCATGGGGCATGTGCTGGGTACCGATGCCCATTCGGATGGTACGAGGGGGCCTTACATGAAAAAAGCTGTTGAGGAGCTAAAAAGTTGGCTGGATGGGGAGCAGGTGCGAAGGATAGTTGGCATTACGCCTTATCATATATTACAAGGCAAGATGGTTGCCACAGAGCCCCCAAGGAGGTATAAGCCCAGGATGAGGATATTTGGCTTTTAA